From a region of the Terriglobia bacterium genome:
- a CDS encoding biopolymer transporter ExbD → MPTIVPRGRTLSEINVTPFVDVVLVLLIIFMITAPVLQSGIEVAVPKTKTVKEITEERVVISITRSQRVFLGNDPVNINEIGAKLRQKIRDPQHQPIYVRADENVPFGAFATVMDAVQQAGITNVSIVTQPLEIKNAGQR, encoded by the coding sequence ATGCCGACCATTGTCCCTCGCGGCCGCACCCTTTCCGAGATCAACGTCACTCCCTTTGTGGATGTGGTGCTGGTGCTGCTGATCATCTTCATGATCACCGCGCCGGTGCTGCAGTCGGGCATCGAGGTCGCGGTGCCCAAGACCAAGACGGTCAAGGAGATCACGGAAGAGCGGGTCGTCATCTCCATCACCCGATCGCAACGTGTCTTTTTGGGGAATGACCCGGTGAACATCAACGAGATCGGCGCTAAGTTGCGGCAGAAGATCCGCGACCCGCAGCACCAGCCGATCTACGTGCGCGCCGACGAGAACGTGCCCTTCGGCGCCTTTGCCACTGTCATGGACGCGGTCCAACAGGCGGGCATCACCAACGTGAGCATCGTGACCCAGCCGCTCGAGATCAAGAATGCCGGTCAGCGCTGA
- the shc gene encoding squalene--hopene cyclase, translating into MDNSPGGQQRPAPMIFGKIDGLMSRVGASLDATRKYFFSLQHEDGYWCGELEADTTLESDYIVLHALLGTGDPRRIAKAANYILQHQNEDGGWGIYQGGPSNISASVKAYFGLKLAGYEAGHPALARARKKIHELGGVTAVNTFTKIYLCFFGQYDYDCVPAVPPEIVLFPNWFWFNIYEISSWSRGILVPLAIAYARKPFKKIPPEMGVQELFVKGRTKKNMRLHWDKKLISWRNFFLVLDRITHWFEMVHVRPLRSIAIRKAEEWMLERFEMSDGLGAIYPAMMNSIIALRCLGYSLDDPQLIRAMDEFEKLGIEEDDTFRMQPCKSPIWDTAYGAFALAESGVSRTDPRLVKAIDWMLKKQVTQRGDWYIKNKNAPPGGWYFEFNNEYYPDVDDTAQVLLALSRVDHPDESYQLKSIKRAMDWLFSLQCEKGGWASFDRDNEKMVFQYIPFADHNAMLDPPTVDITGRVLEMLAAFGYTRQDVAVHRAIEFIKREQEPDGSWFGRWGVNYLYGTMQVLRGLEAMGEDTHEAYIQHAAEWIRSVQNPDGGWGETCGSYDDPATKGVGPSTPSQTAWAILGLLAAGDTRSDSLTQGVAYLLRTQEKDGSWRVPPFTGTGFPRVFYLKYHLYEVYFPLLALTTYQRVFGVLQESGNRISERGRRQAEQE; encoded by the coding sequence ATGGATAACTCCCCCGGCGGGCAGCAACGGCCCGCCCCCATGATTTTTGGCAAGATCGACGGCTTGATGAGCCGCGTGGGTGCATCCCTGGATGCGACCCGCAAGTATTTCTTCTCGCTACAGCACGAGGACGGCTACTGGTGCGGCGAATTGGAAGCCGACACCACCCTCGAGTCGGACTACATCGTGCTCCATGCCCTGCTCGGCACGGGCGACCCGCGGCGCATCGCCAAGGCGGCGAACTACATCCTCCAGCACCAGAACGAGGACGGCGGCTGGGGCATCTATCAGGGGGGCCCGTCGAACATCAGCGCCTCGGTCAAAGCGTACTTCGGACTGAAGCTCGCCGGGTACGAAGCCGGCCATCCGGCGCTGGCGCGGGCGCGGAAGAAGATCCACGAGCTGGGGGGCGTGACCGCGGTCAACACCTTCACCAAGATCTATCTGTGCTTCTTCGGGCAGTACGATTATGACTGCGTGCCGGCGGTGCCGCCGGAGATCGTGCTGTTCCCCAACTGGTTCTGGTTCAACATCTACGAGATCTCGTCATGGTCGCGGGGCATCCTGGTGCCGCTGGCCATCGCCTACGCCAGGAAGCCGTTCAAGAAGATCCCGCCCGAGATGGGGGTGCAAGAGCTGTTCGTCAAAGGGCGCACCAAGAAGAACATGCGCCTGCATTGGGACAAGAAGCTGATCAGCTGGCGGAACTTCTTCCTGGTGCTGGACCGCATCACCCACTGGTTCGAAATGGTGCATGTGCGGCCGCTGCGCTCCATCGCCATCCGCAAGGCCGAAGAGTGGATGCTGGAGCGGTTCGAGATGAGCGACGGCCTGGGCGCCATCTATCCGGCGATGATGAACTCGATCATCGCGCTGCGCTGCCTGGGATATTCGCTCGACGATCCGCAGCTGATCCGCGCCATGGACGAGTTCGAAAAGCTGGGCATCGAAGAGGACGACACCTTCCGCATGCAGCCGTGCAAGTCTCCTATCTGGGACACGGCCTATGGAGCGTTCGCCCTGGCCGAGAGCGGGGTCTCGCGCACCGACCCCCGGCTGGTGAAGGCCATCGACTGGATGCTCAAGAAGCAGGTCACCCAGCGCGGCGACTGGTACATCAAGAACAAGAACGCGCCGCCGGGCGGCTGGTACTTCGAGTTCAACAACGAATACTACCCGGACGTGGACGACACGGCGCAGGTGCTGCTGGCGCTGTCGCGCGTCGACCACCCGGACGAGAGCTACCAGCTCAAGTCCATCAAGCGCGCGATGGACTGGCTGTTCTCCCTGCAGTGCGAGAAGGGCGGATGGGCGTCGTTCGACCGCGACAACGAAAAGATGGTCTTCCAGTACATCCCCTTCGCCGACCACAACGCCATGCTCGATCCGCCCACGGTGGACATCACCGGACGGGTGCTGGAGATGCTGGCAGCGTTCGGGTACACGCGGCAGGACGTGGCCGTGCACCGCGCCATCGAGTTCATCAAGCGGGAGCAGGAGCCGGACGGGTCCTGGTTCGGCCGCTGGGGCGTGAATTATCTCTACGGGACCATGCAGGTGCTGCGGGGGCTGGAGGCGATGGGAGAGGACACCCACGAAGCCTATATCCAGCATGCCGCGGAGTGGATCCGCTCGGTGCAGAACCCCGACGGCGGCTGGGGCGAGACCTGCGGGTCGTACGATGATCCGGCGACCAAGGGGGTGGGGCCGAGCACGCCTTCGCAGACGGCGTGGGCCATCCTGGGCCTGCTGGCGGCCGGTGACACGCGCAGCGATTCGCTGACCCAGGGCGTGGCCTACCTGCTGCGCACGCAGGAGAAAGACGGCTCGTGGCGCGTCCCGCCATTCACCGGGACGGGCTTCCCGCGCGTGTTCTATCTGAAGTACCACCTGTACGAGGTCTATTTTCCGTTGCTGGCGCTGACGACCTACCAGCGAGTGTTCGGCGTTTTGCAGGAGAGCGGCAACAGGATCTCCGAGCGGGGCAGGCGGCAGGCGGAACAGGAGTAG
- the tolQ gene encoding protein TolQ, with translation MSVLTIPCLYIGGAIVSLILQSGIVAKIVLVILLFFSLFSWAIILSKWQTISRARQQSGRFVRAFRKAARLQDVATVADQFRPSPLVTVFEYGFEEYRRQLGNPTGVVRSMTAVQRSLQIAASEELTRLERRLPWLATTGAVTPFIGLFGTVWGIIDAFHGLGTAGAATLRAVAPGISEALVTTAAGLFAAIPAVIAYNLFTHSLREFSARMDDFALEFLNAIERPEPPG, from the coding sequence ATGTCAGTGCTCACAATCCCCTGTCTGTACATCGGCGGCGCGATCGTCAGTCTGATTCTGCAGAGCGGGATCGTCGCCAAGATCGTCCTCGTCATCCTGCTGTTCTTCAGCCTGTTTTCCTGGGCGATCATCCTTTCCAAGTGGCAGACCATCAGCCGCGCCCGCCAGCAGAGCGGCCGCTTCGTGCGCGCCTTCCGCAAGGCGGCGCGCCTCCAGGACGTGGCCACGGTCGCCGACCAGTTCCGTCCCAGCCCGTTGGTCACGGTATTCGAGTACGGCTTCGAGGAGTATCGCCGCCAGCTCGGCAACCCGACCGGCGTGGTGCGCAGCATGACCGCCGTGCAGCGCTCGTTGCAGATCGCCGCTTCGGAGGAGCTCACCCGCCTGGAGCGGCGCTTGCCCTGGCTCGCCACCACCGGCGCCGTGACCCCCTTCATCGGGCTGTTCGGCACCGTCTGGGGGATCATCGACGCCTTTCACGGGCTGGGCACGGCCGGCGCCGCCACCTTGCGCGCCGTCGCCCCCGGCATCTCCGAGGCGCTCGTCACCACCGCCGCCGGCCTGTTCGCCGCCATCCCGGCGGTCATCGCTTACAACCTGTTCACCCACTCTTTGCGCGAGTTCAGCGCGCGCATGGACGATTTCGCGCTCGAGTTCCTGAACGCCATCGAGCGCCCTGAGCCACCGGGGTAG
- the tolB gene encoding Tol-Pal system beta propeller repeat protein TolB: MRRSLAVLFAVLACAAGAAAQQDWIRTGTGLGVERVRLAAADFKATTPEAPTPDLLKAFNETLFYDLENAGIFDMVSKSFYPLQVPGTPQEMNLGAWSNPPPNASMVAFGNLGGAAGQVSVQGWLYDVKNAQSPQVLGKQYREAATADNARLIAHRFANEIIFRLGGGIQGIAESRIFFISDRSGHKEVWEMDYDGANQKQVTHLGSISLSPRISPDGSRVAFSSFAKGGVDILVWSLELNRLVTFPRFGGTNASPAWSPDGSKLALSSSRTGDPEIYVADAETGANMKRLTNYRGTDISPCFNPKSGAQIAFVSGRTGLPQIYLMDADGANLQRMTDGGYAVSPAWSPNGQFLLFAWFRRYGPGEPGAQDIYIMDVASKQWVQLTSATGRNDSPSWSPDGRHIVFQSNRSGSDQIWTMLADGTQVRQLTTQGRNTMPNWSFK, encoded by the coding sequence ATGAGGCGCTCACTCGCAGTCCTGTTCGCGGTGCTGGCGTGCGCGGCCGGGGCTGCCGCCCAGCAGGATTGGATCCGCACCGGCACCGGCCTCGGGGTCGAGAGGGTCCGGCTCGCCGCCGCGGACTTCAAGGCCACAACCCCGGAAGCCCCGACTCCCGACCTGCTCAAGGCATTCAACGAGACCCTTTTCTACGACCTGGAGAATGCGGGCATCTTCGACATGGTCTCGAAGAGCTTCTACCCCCTCCAGGTGCCGGGCACGCCGCAGGAGATGAATCTGGGGGCGTGGTCGAATCCCCCGCCCAACGCCAGCATGGTGGCCTTCGGCAATCTCGGCGGCGCCGCCGGCCAGGTGAGCGTGCAGGGCTGGCTGTACGACGTCAAGAACGCGCAGTCGCCGCAGGTCTTGGGCAAGCAGTACCGCGAGGCCGCCACTGCCGACAACGCGCGCCTCATCGCCCACCGCTTCGCCAACGAGATCATTTTTCGTCTTGGTGGCGGCATCCAGGGCATCGCCGAAAGCAGGATCTTCTTTATTAGCGACCGCAGCGGCCACAAGGAAGTCTGGGAGATGGACTACGACGGCGCCAACCAGAAGCAAGTGACGCACCTGGGCTCCATTTCCCTGTCGCCCCGCATCTCGCCCGACGGCTCGCGCGTGGCCTTCAGCTCCTTCGCCAAGGGCGGTGTGGACATTCTGGTGTGGTCCCTGGAGCTGAACCGGCTGGTCACCTTTCCGCGCTTCGGCGGCACCAATGCTTCGCCCGCCTGGTCCCCCGACGGCAGCAAGCTGGCTCTCTCTTCCTCCCGCACCGGCGATCCCGAGATCTACGTCGCGGACGCAGAGACAGGAGCAAACATGAAGCGCCTGACCAACTACCGCGGGACGGACATCTCGCCCTGCTTCAATCCCAAGAGCGGCGCGCAGATCGCCTTTGTCAGTGGTCGCACCGGCTTGCCGCAGATCTATCTCATGGACGCCGACGGCGCCAATCTCCAGCGCATGACCGATGGCGGCTACGCCGTCTCGCCTGCCTGGTCGCCCAACGGCCAATTCCTGCTCTTCGCCTGGTTCCGCAGGTACGGGCCGGGCGAACCGGGAGCGCAAGACATCTATATAATGGACGTCGCCAGCAAGCAGTGGGTGCAGTTGACCAGCGCGACTGGCCGCAACGATTCTCCGTCCTGGTCTCCCGATGGACGGCATATAGTCTTTCAGTCCAACCGCTCCGGCTCCGATCAGATTTGGACCATGCTGGCCGACGGCACTCAAGTCCGCCAGCTTACGACCCAGGGAAGAAACACGATGCCCAACTGGAGTTTCAAGTAG
- a CDS encoding TonB C-terminal domain-containing protein, which yields MPVSADIFFEREEWKRPLAWSVILHSVLFGGMFFYTVLFVGSRAETWGGTGGGGAIHATLVNSIPLPASQVQTQNIVAHDSKGLTQSLPRTKEEAPEAIPIPERETKRRPGPQRSTTARKIEPPKENIAPFGQGGPVSGPYGVFQSGGAKGGFGFTGGGGDFGSRYAWYVDAVRRKVSENWMKYEIDPSITAARRVYITFDILRDGSATNIELEQSSGIPSLDQSAVRALQRIETFGPLPPDYSGSRVSVEFWFDYRR from the coding sequence ATGCCGGTCAGCGCTGACATCTTCTTCGAACGCGAGGAGTGGAAACGGCCGCTGGCCTGGTCCGTCATCCTCCACTCCGTCCTGTTCGGCGGCATGTTCTTCTACACCGTGTTGTTCGTCGGCTCCCGCGCCGAGACATGGGGCGGCACCGGTGGCGGCGGCGCCATCCATGCCACGCTGGTGAACAGCATCCCGTTACCCGCCAGCCAGGTGCAGACCCAGAACATCGTCGCCCACGACTCCAAGGGGCTCACCCAGTCGCTGCCGCGAACCAAAGAAGAGGCGCCGGAAGCCATCCCCATCCCCGAGCGCGAGACCAAGCGCAGGCCCGGGCCGCAGCGCAGCACCACGGCCAGGAAGATCGAGCCTCCGAAAGAGAACATCGCGCCCTTCGGGCAGGGCGGGCCGGTCAGCGGGCCCTACGGGGTCTTCCAGTCCGGGGGCGCAAAGGGCGGCTTTGGCTTCACCGGCGGCGGCGGGGACTTCGGCAGCCGCTACGCCTGGTACGTGGACGCCGTCCGCCGCAAGGTTTCCGAGAACTGGATGAAATACGAGATCGATCCCAGCATCACCGCCGCCCGCCGCGTCTACATCACCTTCGATATCCTGCGCGACGGCTCCGCCACCAACATCGAACTGGAGCAGTCCAGTGGCATCCCTTCGCTGGACCAGTCCGCTGTCCGTGCGCTTCAGCGCATCGAAACTTTCGGCCCCCTGCCCCCGGACTACTCCGGCAGCCGGGTGTCGGTCGAATTCTGGTTCGACTACCGGAGATGA
- a CDS encoding cytochrome c oxidase assembly factor 1 family protein gives MSTPPAALSSSPIEPEKSWFARHLLVTIIMGLAIAFTAFVVVVLGVVMMSLRSSDVYREAVARAQQAPAVRERLGTPIEAGWFTSGSINVSGPSGSADLAIPISGPTGKATIYVVGKKRMGRWELQALEVAVEGQAERVRLPVGAASVQEQ, from the coding sequence ATGAGCACCCCACCGGCAGCGTTGTCCTCCTCCCCGATCGAACCGGAGAAGAGCTGGTTCGCCCGTCACCTTCTGGTCACGATCATCATGGGGCTCGCGATCGCGTTTACCGCATTCGTCGTCGTGGTGCTGGGTGTGGTCATGATGAGCCTGAGGTCGAGTGACGTGTACCGCGAGGCTGTCGCCCGGGCGCAGCAGGCGCCTGCCGTGCGCGAGCGGCTGGGAACGCCCATCGAGGCGGGATGGTTCACCTCGGGCAGCATCAACGTGAGCGGGCCGTCCGGCAGCGCCGATCTGGCGATCCCGATCTCCGGGCCCACGGGGAAAGCCACCATCTATGTTGTCGGGAAAAAGAGGATGGGGAGGTGGGAACTCCAAGCTCTGGAGGTGGCAGTCGAGGGCCAGGCAGAGCGTGTGCGGCTGCCCGTCGGTGCGGCCTCGGTGCAGGAGCAGTGA
- the recN gene encoding DNA repair protein RecN: MLLELRVENYAVIDNVAVEFGPGLNLLTGETGAGKSILVNALSLLLGEKASPDMVRHGAEKAVVSAVFEVEGKRVPAILQEHGIDSEDIELILRREIGAKGRVFINNQPATVAVLKQLASELAAVHAQSEAIVSFDAASRLELLDAFAGADTSGAEAAYGKWREIQGRITELERNEQDRLRLVDLWSFQKKEIDSAKLESGEDERLESEKRVLANAEKIYASAMGAYDALYEANGSAATSMRAASRQIEELARYDGKFQEMVAALESARATVEDAGATLRDYAGGIDASPERLAEIEDRLALLDRLKRKYGQTLDDVIAYGAEAARKLNEVENRDEVLKELRKELAKAAGEYLAAARGLSKKRYEAAKKLEKLVEAEINELAMKARFRIEISGSDEAGNWAASGFDRVSYMIATNPGDPMHPVEEIASGGELSRVLLALKATAESATSGKARRKVQRTLVFDEIDNGIGGRAAEAVGRKLKSLARSNQVLCITHLPQIAAFADLHHLIQKKESQGRMKTSVRRLTSEERTEELARMLSGAKLTETSRKHAEQLLKANA; the protein is encoded by the coding sequence GTGCTGCTCGAACTACGCGTCGAAAACTACGCGGTCATCGACAACGTGGCGGTGGAGTTCGGCCCGGGGCTGAACCTGCTGACCGGGGAAACAGGCGCCGGGAAATCCATCCTGGTCAATGCGCTCTCGTTACTCCTGGGAGAGAAAGCATCTCCCGACATGGTTCGCCATGGGGCGGAGAAGGCGGTGGTGTCGGCGGTATTCGAAGTCGAAGGCAAGCGGGTGCCCGCCATCCTGCAAGAGCACGGCATCGATTCCGAGGACATCGAACTGATCCTGCGGCGCGAGATTGGCGCCAAAGGGCGAGTCTTCATCAACAACCAGCCAGCCACGGTAGCGGTGCTGAAACAGCTGGCGTCGGAGCTGGCGGCGGTGCACGCGCAGAGCGAGGCCATCGTTTCCTTCGACGCGGCATCGCGGCTGGAGCTGCTGGACGCATTCGCGGGCGCAGACACCAGCGGCGCCGAGGCGGCCTACGGGAAATGGCGAGAGATCCAGGGCCGCATCACCGAGTTGGAGCGCAACGAGCAAGACCGGTTGCGGTTGGTGGACCTGTGGTCCTTCCAGAAAAAAGAGATTGATTCGGCGAAGCTTGAGTCGGGCGAGGACGAGCGACTTGAAAGCGAGAAGCGCGTCCTGGCGAACGCGGAGAAGATCTACGCATCGGCTATGGGGGCTTACGACGCGCTCTATGAAGCGAACGGCTCGGCGGCGACTTCGATGCGCGCTGCCTCGCGGCAGATCGAGGAGCTGGCGCGCTACGACGGCAAGTTCCAGGAGATGGTGGCGGCGCTGGAGTCGGCGCGGGCGACGGTCGAGGACGCCGGGGCCACGTTGCGCGATTATGCCGGCGGCATCGACGCTTCCCCGGAGCGCCTGGCCGAGATCGAAGACCGGCTGGCCCTGCTGGATCGCCTCAAGCGCAAGTACGGGCAGACCCTGGACGACGTGATCGCCTACGGCGCCGAGGCCGCCCGCAAGCTGAATGAAGTCGAGAACCGCGACGAGGTGCTGAAGGAGCTGCGGAAGGAGCTGGCCAAGGCGGCCGGCGAATACCTCGCGGCGGCACGCGGGCTCTCGAAAAAACGGTATGAGGCCGCGAAGAAGCTGGAGAAGCTGGTCGAAGCGGAGATCAACGAGCTGGCGATGAAGGCACGCTTCCGGATCGAGATCAGCGGAAGCGACGAAGCAGGGAACTGGGCTGCGAGCGGCTTTGACCGCGTGAGCTACATGATCGCGACGAATCCCGGCGATCCCATGCATCCGGTAGAGGAGATCGCCTCGGGTGGGGAGCTGTCGCGGGTGCTGCTGGCGCTCAAGGCCACCGCGGAGAGCGCCACCAGCGGCAAGGCCAGGCGCAAGGTGCAGCGCACACTGGTCTTCGACGAGATCGACAACGGCATCGGAGGGCGTGCGGCCGAGGCCGTGGGAAGGAAGCTCAAGTCACTGGCCCGGTCCAACCAGGTCCTCTGCATCACTCACCTGCCGCAGATCGCCGCCTTCGCCGACCTGCACCATTTGATCCAGAAAAAGGAAAGCCAGGGGCGGATGAAGACTTCCGTACGGCGCCTGACATCGGAAGAGCGCACGGAGGAACTGGCCCGTATGCTCAGCGGGGCCAAGTTGACCGAAACTTCGCGCAAGCACGCCGAGCAATTATTGAAGGCGAATGCATGA
- a CDS encoding 4-hydroxy-3-methylbut-2-enyl diphosphate reductase: MRPLENGKTLLLLKPRGFCAGVVRAIDIVRIALETFGPPIYVRKEIVHNRYVVEELTSKGAIFVDGVEEVPEGERVIYSAHGVSPEVRDGSSLRRLRVIDATCPLVTKVHVEAVKYAREGYSIILIGHRDHDEVIGTLGEAPEVTQVVGSPEQVEALVVPDPKRVAYLTQTTLSLDETADIIAALKKKYPTIEGPAASDICYATQNRQTAVKEVAHQTDLLLVVGSDNSSNSNRLVEVARNHGTPSYLIENYKAIDAKWLAGVKTVTLTAGASAPECLVEEVVSYLTQVGYDNVREIEVMPENVRFGLPPEIVEAIAPAAANAE; this comes from the coding sequence ATGAGACCACTCGAAAACGGTAAGACCCTGCTCTTGTTGAAGCCGCGCGGCTTCTGTGCCGGGGTAGTGCGCGCCATCGACATCGTGCGCATCGCCTTGGAGACCTTCGGCCCGCCTATCTACGTCCGCAAGGAGATCGTCCACAACCGCTACGTGGTCGAGGAGTTAACCTCCAAAGGGGCGATCTTCGTGGACGGTGTGGAGGAAGTCCCGGAGGGCGAGCGGGTCATCTACAGCGCCCACGGGGTCTCGCCCGAGGTGCGGGATGGCAGCAGCCTCCGGCGTCTGCGGGTGATCGATGCTACCTGTCCCCTGGTGACCAAGGTCCATGTGGAGGCGGTCAAGTATGCCCGCGAGGGCTACAGCATCATCCTGATCGGCCATCGCGATCACGACGAAGTCATTGGCACGCTGGGTGAAGCGCCCGAGGTGACGCAGGTGGTGGGGTCCCCGGAACAGGTCGAGGCGCTGGTGGTGCCCGATCCCAAGCGCGTGGCGTACCTGACGCAGACGACGCTCAGCCTGGACGAAACTGCCGACATCATCGCTGCGCTCAAGAAGAAGTACCCCACGATCGAGGGCCCCGCCGCGTCCGACATCTGCTACGCCACGCAAAACCGGCAGACGGCGGTCAAAGAGGTGGCCCACCAGACCGACTTGTTGCTGGTGGTGGGGTCGGACAACAGCTCAAATTCCAATCGCCTGGTGGAAGTGGCGCGCAACCACGGCACGCCCTCCTACCTGATCGAGAATTACAAAGCGATCGACGCGAAGTGGCTGGCCGGGGTCAAGACCGTGACCCTGACGGCCGGGGCATCGGCCCCCGAGTGCCTGGTCGAGGAAGTGGTTTCGTATCTCACCCAGGTCGGATACGACAACGTCCGCGAGATCGAGGTGATGCCGGAGAACGTGCGTTTCGGGCTGCCTCCCGAGATCGTGGAAGCCATCGCCCCCGCCGCGGCGAATGCGGAGTAA